Below is a window of Fimbriimonadaceae bacterium DNA.
CAGAAAGAACACCGAATAGCTGATCCTCATCTGCTTGAATCCGCCAGCCTCAAGCGCGGTACGGAGGTCACGCCTGCGGTATCGCCGGAAGTGCATGAGGGCAATGTCGTGCGGCCCCCAAAGGCTCATAAATGCGGGCACACTCATTACGAGAACACCACCCGGTTTGAGCACTCGATAGGCTTCTTTATAAGCGGCGATGTGGTCATCGATGTGCTCAAAGATGTCTAGCGCGATGATGGCATCGAAGGAGTTGGACTGGAGGGGGAGCCACTCGCCGCGAGCCTGGGCGAGGGGAGTCAGCCCGCGCCTTCGGCAGAACTGCAGGGCGAGGTTGCTCATATCAAGGCCCACCGGCTCGGTCCACTGCGTCAGTTCGCCCATGATTACGCCTGTGCCGCAGCCGAGATCGAGCACTTTGGGCTTGATCGAGGGGTTGGGGAAGGCGCGCCGGAGAAGTCCGAAGGCTAGATTGCGCCGTCCGACGAACCACCAATAGTGGTCCTCCAACTCGTACATGCGACCGTATTCTTCAGGATTCACGCTCTCGTAACCGCCCCTTCTTGCCCTTAAGGC
It encodes the following:
- a CDS encoding class I SAM-dependent methyltransferase; protein product: MNPEEYGRMYELEDHYWWFVGRRNLAFGLLRRAFPNPSIKPKVLDLGCGTGVIMGELTQWTEPVGLDMSNLALQFCRRRGLTPLAQARGEWLPLQSNSFDAIIALDIFEHIDDHIAAYKEAYRVLKPGGVLVMSVPAFMSLWGPHDIALMHFRRYRRRDLRTALEAGGFKQMRISYSVFFLFPVVVVLRIFEKRRKGEAKASLITVPKWFNSLLIGLQRFEGWLIERVRLPWGSSLIAVARKDK